In Companilactobacillus allii, one genomic interval encodes:
- the rnz gene encoding ribonuclease Z translates to MELEFLGTGAGVPSKSRNVSSTALKMLDERNEVWLFDVGEATQHQILRTTIRPRKIAKIFITHLHGDHIFGLPGLLASRANQGGLSPLEIYGPVGIKEFVETSLKVTGSRLNYRIKYIELKDGGEVFNDKTFRVVAGKLKHRITCFGYRVIEKPRTGELLVDELKKYKIPNGPIFGQLKGGKTVTLDDGTVLNGKDFIGPDKPSRVVSIISDTRYTPEIDKLSQDADVIVHESTFSNEDKQLAYSYYHSTATKAAEVAKKCNAKGLLLTHISARYTGKGSLILQKEAQQIFKNTKVVNDFDIYDVPFKI, encoded by the coding sequence ATGGAATTAGAATTTTTAGGAACAGGTGCCGGTGTTCCATCAAAAAGCCGAAATGTATCGAGTACAGCACTTAAAATGTTGGATGAGAGAAATGAAGTATGGCTCTTTGATGTGGGTGAGGCTACGCAACATCAAATTTTAAGGACAACGATTCGACCTAGAAAAATCGCTAAAATCTTTATTACGCATTTGCATGGTGATCATATCTTTGGTTTGCCAGGTTTATTGGCCAGTCGTGCTAATCAAGGTGGTCTTTCACCTCTTGAAATATATGGACCAGTTGGGATTAAGGAATTTGTAGAGACATCCTTAAAAGTCACTGGCAGTAGGCTTAACTATAGGATTAAATATATTGAGCTAAAAGACGGCGGTGAAGTCTTTAACGATAAGACATTTCGTGTTGTGGCTGGTAAATTAAAGCATCGTATTACATGTTTTGGATACCGTGTTATTGAAAAACCGCGAACTGGTGAACTTTTAGTTGATGAATTAAAGAAATATAAGATTCCTAATGGTCCGATTTTTGGTCAACTTAAAGGTGGCAAAACTGTAACTTTGGATGATGGTACCGTTTTGAATGGTAAAGATTTTATAGGTCCAGATAAGCCAAGTCGAGTGGTCTCAATTATTTCAGATACTCGTTATACACCAGAGATCGATAAATTGTCACAAGACGCCGATGTTATCGTGCATGAGTCTACTTTCTCTAATGAAGATAAACAGCTTGCCTATAGTTATTACCACTCAACAGCCACAAAGGCAGCTGAAGTGGCTAAAAAGTGTAATGCTAAAGGATTATTGCTAACTCATATTTCAGCTCGCTATACTGGTAAGGGTTCATTGATTTTACAAAAGGAAGCTCAACAAATCTTTAAGAACACCAAAGTAGTTAATGATTTTGACATTTATGATGTACCATTTAAAATATAG
- a CDS encoding SDR family NAD(P)-dependent oxidoreductase, with protein sequence MSNLLNQTVLVTGASSGIGKDVAINAAKLGANLILVARNEDKLSQVKNECIRVGAESAHHEYILIDMSDPKQINSGVDQAFEIFENIDILVNAAGFGDFSKYLDTDFATVEKMFRVNVLGLMLMTRLVAGKMIDNGHGHILNVGSMSGKMSTPKSSVYSATKAAVIAFSDGLRLELKPLNVKVTTINPGPVATNFFSIADHNGGYLDSVKAFVLDPDKLAWKIVGAFNTNKREINLPRLMELGAVLYKLAPNVGDYFAATLGNRK encoded by the coding sequence ATGAGTAATCTATTAAATCAAACAGTTTTAGTTACTGGAGCATCTTCTGGAATTGGTAAGGATGTTGCTATCAACGCTGCTAAATTAGGTGCCAACTTAATTTTAGTTGCTCGTAATGAAGATAAACTTTCTCAAGTAAAAAATGAATGTATTCGTGTTGGCGCTGAATCTGCACATCATGAATATATTTTGATCGACATGAGTGATCCTAAACAAATCAACTCTGGTGTTGATCAGGCATTTGAAATTTTTGAAAATATTGATATATTAGTAAATGCTGCTGGATTTGGTGATTTTTCAAAATATTTGGATACTGATTTTGCTACAGTTGAAAAAATGTTTCGTGTCAATGTCTTAGGATTGATGTTAATGACAAGACTTGTTGCTGGGAAAATGATTGATAACGGTCATGGACACATACTTAATGTGGGCTCAATGTCTGGTAAAATGTCAACGCCTAAATCATCTGTTTATTCGGCAACCAAAGCAGCTGTTATTGCATTTTCTGATGGTTTAAGGTTGGAACTTAAGCCATTGAATGTTAAAGTAACAACTATTAACCCAGGTCCGGTTGCAACTAATTTCTTCAGTATTGCTGATCATAACGGTGGTTACTTGGATTCCGTAAAGGCATTTGTTTTGGATCCAGACAAGTTAGCATGGAAAATTGTTGGTGCTTTTAATACAAATAAACGTGAAATAAATTTACCAAGATTGATGGAACTAGGTGCAGTATTGTATAAGCTTGCACCAAATGTTGGAGATTATTTTGCCGCAACTTTAGGAAATCGTAAGTAG
- a CDS encoding YjzD family protein: MEEMRYVAVIFWAIVLGQVAGFIGGALNQQTFSSEQTMIVTVVFAIIFSIIPLLLDSDKKDRA; this comes from the coding sequence ATGGAAGAAATGAGATATGTTGCTGTAATTTTTTGGGCAATTGTTTTAGGTCAAGTTGCTGGATTTATTGGTGGTGCATTGAACCAACAAACATTTAGTTCAGAACAAACAATGATTGTTACTGTAGTATTTGCCATTATCTTCAGCATAATTCCATTGCTGCTAGATAGTGATAAAAAAGATCGCGCTTAA
- the rpmF gene encoding 50S ribosomal protein L32, whose product MAVPKRKTSKQRKRQRRGHIKLDTPNMQFDVATGEYRISHHVSPSGMYKGEKVIEDKKEA is encoded by the coding sequence ATGGCTGTTCCAAAGAGAAAAACATCAAAACAAAGAAAACGTCAAAGACGTGGACATATCAAATTAGATACACCAAACATGCAATTCGACGTTGCTACTGGTGAATATCGTATTAGTCACCATGTATCACCATCAGGTATGTACAAGGGTGAAAAAGTTATCGAAGATAAGAAAGAAGCTTAA
- a CDS encoding acyltransferase family protein — MNKSPKRRYISGFDGLRTLGVIGVIMYHLNPNVFSGGYLGVPIFFLISGYLITDHFFNTTDYGGKFDLKNFYWKRVKRLYPGMLFVLLASGAYIFFFLKNLLYHLDQIVLTNVLNVYNWWQIFNGQSYFERFANNESPFTHLWTLSIEGQFYIIWPLLLLLFIKFGVKKSRIFGFTMVVSIISAIWMAILFKPGVDPSRIYYGTDTRLFSILMGCGLAIIWPAEKLKSGLEKSDKLKLNLIGALSIALLILMIFTVKDNDPFLYRGGMFIFTLVTCILIAVLAHPDSFWNKVLSNKVFHYIGSRSYGLYLYQFPVMIFFESKFKNIADHPILYPVIEVILIILVTEFSFRFVEQPLAHANWQSIKNFFKSSLGYQKVIAIVVAFITATGCYSVVQAVDAPNPNVNHSQLANKINKNEKATKKKNQEAIKNLKKNKNKKATSEVSAADMARYKKQAKEAPINQDFEKYGLTQIQLQRLKDVPLTAVGDSVMADGSDNFLKLFDDKKVVVDAAVSRQLDASMAILQNYKDQGVLAPNVLIGLGTNGPFNLQQVDQVMDLVGPQTHVYWINVHVPTRPWEKTVNSVLNQADSKYKNLTVIDWNDYSNGHTEWFYDDNVHPNPEGSMYYTSFVAREILKDLDKK; from the coding sequence ATGAATAAATCACCAAAAAGAAGATATATAAGCGGCTTTGACGGATTACGTACATTAGGTGTTATAGGTGTCATAATGTATCATTTAAATCCTAATGTCTTTTCCGGTGGATATTTAGGAGTTCCAATCTTTTTCTTGATATCAGGTTATTTAATTACTGATCATTTCTTTAATACTACTGATTATGGTGGTAAATTTGATTTAAAGAATTTTTATTGGAAACGTGTTAAACGTTTATATCCAGGCATGTTGTTTGTGTTACTAGCTTCCGGTGCATACATTTTCTTCTTTTTAAAGAATTTATTGTATCACTTAGATCAAATTGTCTTGACTAACGTTTTGAATGTGTACAATTGGTGGCAAATTTTTAATGGACAATCATATTTTGAAAGATTTGCCAATAATGAGTCACCATTTACACATTTATGGACATTGTCAATTGAGGGCCAATTCTATATTATTTGGCCTTTATTGTTGCTATTATTCATAAAATTCGGTGTTAAGAAGAGTCGAATCTTTGGATTTACTATGGTAGTTTCTATTATTTCAGCAATTTGGATGGCTATCTTGTTCAAGCCAGGTGTTGATCCAAGTAGGATATATTATGGTACGGATACACGTCTTTTTTCTATTTTAATGGGATGTGGTTTGGCTATTATCTGGCCTGCGGAAAAATTGAAATCAGGACTAGAAAAAAGTGATAAGCTCAAATTAAATTTAATTGGTGCGTTATCAATTGCACTATTAATTTTGATGATATTTACGGTTAAGGATAATGATCCATTTCTATATCGTGGCGGAATGTTTATTTTTACATTAGTCACATGTATTTTGATAGCGGTATTAGCTCATCCTGATTCTTTTTGGAATAAGGTGTTGTCCAATAAGGTATTTCACTATATTGGAAGTAGAAGTTATGGACTTTATTTATATCAATTTCCAGTTATGATCTTCTTTGAATCAAAGTTTAAGAACATAGCAGATCATCCGATTCTTTATCCAGTAATTGAAGTTATTCTTATAATTTTAGTAACTGAGTTCTCATTTAGATTCGTTGAACAACCATTGGCCCACGCAAATTGGCAATCCATCAAGAACTTTTTCAAGAGTTCTCTGGGATACCAAAAGGTTATAGCAATAGTTGTTGCTTTCATAACAGCTACTGGTTGCTATAGTGTTGTCCAAGCTGTTGATGCACCTAATCCTAATGTTAACCACAGTCAATTGGCTAATAAGATAAATAAAAATGAAAAAGCTACGAAGAAAAAGAATCAAGAAGCAATTAAGAATTTAAAGAAGAATAAGAATAAAAAGGCCACAAGTGAAGTTAGTGCTGCTGACATGGCCAGATATAAGAAACAGGCTAAAGAAGCTCCGATTAACCAAGATTTTGAAAAGTATGGTTTAACACAAATTCAGTTACAAAGATTAAAGGATGTTCCTCTAACTGCAGTCGGAGATTCAGTCATGGCAGATGGATCTGATAACTTCTTGAAGTTGTTCGATGACAAAAAAGTTGTTGTAGATGCAGCTGTGAGTCGTCAATTAGATGCAAGTATGGCAATATTGCAAAATTATAAAGATCAGGGTGTTTTGGCACCTAATGTTTTAATTGGTCTAGGTACAAATGGACCATTCAATTTACAACAGGTTGATCAAGTAATGGATCTTGTTGGACCTCAAACACACGTATATTGGATCAATGTTCATGTACCAACACGTCCATGGGAAAAGACGGTTAATAGCGTCTTGAATCAGGCAGACAGCAAGTATAAGAATTTGACTGTTATTGATTGGAATGATTATTCAAATGGACATACTGAATGGTTCTATGACGATAATGTTCATCCTAATCCAGAAGGTTCGATGTATTATACTTCGTTTGTAGCAAGGGAAATATTAAAAGACTTAGATAAAAAGTAG
- a CDS encoding lipopolysaccharide assembly protein LapA domain-containing protein, with translation MSSKQSKFVIGLIIALIVVIFAVLNVNPVTVSFGFTHVKLPLIILIIVSLLLGAIITMLLASSGSSKKDNNKLSRSAKKQISNVKVSNDSQIADALKENQTKKQTK, from the coding sequence ATGAGTAGTAAACAGTCAAAATTTGTAATTGGGCTGATAATTGCTTTAATCGTGGTTATTTTTGCGGTCTTGAATGTGAATCCAGTTACAGTTAGTTTTGGTTTCACACATGTTAAATTACCATTGATTATTTTGATTATTGTGTCATTATTGCTAGGGGCAATTATTACTATGCTTTTGGCAAGTTCTGGAAGTAGTAAAAAGGATAATAATAAATTATCCAGAAGTGCTAAGAAACAAATTTCTAATGTAAAAGTATCGAATGATAGTCAAATTGCCGATGCTTTAAAGGAAAATCAGACGAAAAAACAAACAAAATAG